A genomic window from Oceanobacillus timonensis includes:
- a CDS encoding alpha/beta hydrolase yields MSMIELEGANIHYETIGQGPILIFIPGANGTGDIFIPLAKQLQDQFTVIAVDRRGYGQSKLTKPLPKYAEDPHNQYRVKCDAEDIAALAKHLSNEPVYILGSSSGSIVAMHVLKEHPDIVKKIAFHEPPINSFLPDRKKWQEENEDIVQTAFHQNMNVAMKKFATALNVAPIDAKSMSKPADTDGDSKRVQEMLNWFRYEIRQYTSSDITLDDFQPYIDRIVLLNGLDSKGSFPQDVNQYISEQLGLEIINIPGGHLGYIQKSEEFAKALITMF; encoded by the coding sequence TTGAGTATGATTGAATTGGAAGGTGCAAACATTCATTATGAAACAATAGGACAAGGACCTATTTTAATCTTTATTCCAGGTGCGAATGGAACGGGGGATATTTTTATCCCTTTAGCAAAACAATTACAGGACCAATTTACTGTCATTGCTGTAGATCGTCGAGGTTATGGGCAAAGTAAATTAACGAAACCTTTGCCTAAATATGCAGAGGACCCTCATAACCAGTATCGCGTAAAATGTGACGCGGAAGATATTGCTGCTTTAGCCAAACATTTAAGCAATGAACCAGTCTATATTCTGGGTTCCAGCTCAGGCTCTATCGTCGCAATGCATGTATTAAAAGAGCATCCTGACATTGTTAAAAAGATTGCCTTTCATGAACCGCCAATCAATTCTTTTTTGCCGGACAGGAAAAAATGGCAAGAAGAAAATGAAGACATTGTGCAAACAGCCTTCCATCAAAATATGAATGTAGCGATGAAAAAATTTGCTACAGCATTAAATGTGGCTCCTATAGATGCAAAGAGTATGTCAAAACCTGCTGATACAGATGGAGATTCTAAAAGAGTACAAGAAATGCTAAATTGGTTCCGTTATGAAATTCGTCAATATACAAGTTCAGATATCACTTTAGATGATTTCCAACCATATATTGACCGCATTGTCTTATTAAATGGATTGGATTCAAAAGGTTCTTTTCCGCAAGATGTTAACCAATACATTTCTGAGCAGCTTGGTTTAGAAATTATAAATATTCCTGGCGGGCATTTGGGTTATATTCAAAAGTCGGAAGAATTCGCAAAAGCGCTAATAACAATGTTCTAA
- a CDS encoding uroporphyrinogen-III synthase, whose product MNGLNGKKVAVAASRQAEAIDTMISKQGGNTMQLPIQGAYQLNDSICENDVKTLIENTFDLIILTTGIGAETLEQSAQKLNIHHSFIDKLKSSKLAIRGSKTTKWMKQHQLTPSILSADGTMENLLESLPPAKQDEGKQIYLQTYNEDDAYLKRSLEQLGYDVYLSKPYSYKEPDQQVLSTLKETILLQHVDAVVFTSKTQVRNLFMKEDKEKLAEAFNQGVLAAAIGKVTAAELEKNGVDNVFQPMKPKMGAMVVELNKQFS is encoded by the coding sequence GGACTTAATGGAAAGAAAGTGGCTGTGGCTGCATCTCGTCAGGCAGAAGCAATCGATACGATGATTAGTAAACAAGGCGGAAACACAATGCAATTACCGATTCAAGGAGCATATCAGCTTAATGATTCGATTTGTGAAAACGATGTAAAAACGCTGATTGAAAACACATTTGACTTGATCATATTAACTACTGGAATAGGAGCAGAAACGCTAGAACAATCCGCACAGAAACTCAATATCCATCATAGCTTCATAGACAAACTAAAAAGCTCAAAACTCGCGATTCGCGGCAGTAAAACAACAAAGTGGATGAAACAGCATCAACTGACACCAAGCATTCTTTCTGCAGATGGCACAATGGAGAATTTGCTTGAATCGTTACCTCCTGCAAAACAGGATGAAGGAAAACAAATTTATTTGCAGACATATAATGAAGACGATGCGTATTTAAAAAGAAGTCTGGAGCAGCTTGGGTATGATGTTTATTTATCTAAGCCATATTCCTATAAAGAACCGGATCAACAGGTTTTATCGACACTGAAAGAAACAATCCTTCTTCAACATGTCGATGCTGTTGTTTTTACCAGTAAAACACAGGTGCGAAATCTATTTATGAAGGAGGATAAGGAGAAATTGGCGGAAGCCTTTAATCAAGGAGTTTTAGCAGCAGCGATAGGCAAGGTGACTGCGGCTGAATTAGAGAAGAATGGCGTTGACAACGTATTTCAGCCAATGAAACCTAAAATGGGAGCAATGGTTGTAGAACTAAATAAACAGTTCTCATAG